Proteins from a genomic interval of Sphingopyxis sp. QXT-31:
- a CDS encoding ribbon-helix-helix domain-containing protein, whose amino-acid sequence MAAPYHPPVKRSVTIAGHPTSISLEPVFWDALEAEAARQALPINALVARIDVERMEAEDPPNLTSAIRQWLWRGRTEE is encoded by the coding sequence ATGGCCGCCCCCTATCACCCCCCGGTCAAACGCTCGGTGACGATCGCCGGCCACCCGACCTCGATCAGCCTCGAGCCGGTCTTCTGGGACGCGCTGGAAGCCGAAGCCGCGCGGCAGGCGCTGCCGATCAACGCGCTGGTGGCGCGGATCGATGTCGAACGGATGGAGGCGGAGGATCCGCCGAATTTGACGTCGGCGATTAGGCAGTGGTTGTGGCGGGGCAGAACGGAGGAGTGA
- the hemH gene encoding ferrochelatase — protein sequence MTRPADHPTIAPPRVGVLLVNLGTPDAPDARSVRRYLAEFLSDRRVVEIPQILWQPILRGIILTTRPKKSAHAYSQVWTEEGSPLAAITRRQAAALQAALGEGVRVEHAMRYGRPAIPATLDAMFAAGCRRILVAPLYPQYCGATTATVTDAVNAHLATLRWQPALRFLPPYADDTHYIAALNASVETGLAALDFAPDVLLASFHGMPERTLHLGDPYHCQCRKTARLLSEALGRPVEVAFQSRFGRAKWLEPATDAVLERLGSEGKKVAIFAPGFAADCLETLEELAIRGKEQYEAAGGTDFAYIPCLNDSAPGLAMLEALIRRELAGWA from the coding sequence ATGACCCGGCCCGCCGACCACCCCACCATTGCACCGCCGCGCGTCGGCGTGCTGCTGGTCAACCTTGGCACCCCCGATGCCCCCGACGCACGCTCGGTGCGCCGCTACCTCGCCGAGTTCCTGTCCGACCGCCGCGTCGTCGAAATCCCGCAAATCCTGTGGCAGCCGATCCTGCGCGGGATCATCCTGACCACCCGGCCGAAAAAGTCGGCGCATGCGTACAGCCAGGTGTGGACCGAAGAAGGCTCGCCGCTTGCCGCAATCACGCGGCGCCAGGCAGCTGCGCTGCAGGCGGCGCTCGGCGAGGGCGTGCGCGTCGAGCATGCGATGCGTTATGGCCGGCCCGCGATTCCCGCGACGCTCGATGCGATGTTTGCCGCAGGCTGCCGCCGCATCCTGGTCGCGCCGCTCTATCCGCAATATTGCGGCGCGACGACCGCGACGGTGACCGACGCGGTGAACGCGCATCTCGCCACATTGCGCTGGCAGCCGGCGCTGCGGTTCCTGCCGCCCTACGCCGACGACACCCATTATATCGCCGCGCTCAATGCCTCGGTCGAAACCGGCCTTGCCGCGCTCGATTTCGCGCCCGACGTGCTGCTCGCCAGCTTCCACGGCATGCCCGAGCGGACGCTTCACCTGGGCGATCCCTATCATTGCCAGTGCCGGAAGACCGCGCGCCTGCTTTCGGAAGCGCTGGGACGGCCGGTCGAGGTCGCCTTCCAGTCGCGCTTCGGCCGCGCCAAATGGCTCGAACCCGCGACCGACGCGGTGCTCGAACGGCTGGGCAGCGAGGGAAAAAAGGTCGCGATCTTCGCACCGGGCTTCGCCGCCGACTGTCTCGAAACGCTCGAGGAACTCGCGATCCGCGGCAAGGAGCAATATGAAGCCGCGGGGGGCACAGATTTCGCCTACATCCCCTGCCTCAACGACAGCGCCCCCGGGCTCGCGATGCTCGAAGCCCTGATCCGCCGCGAACTCGCCGGCTGGGCCTGA
- the phbB gene encoding acetoacetyl-CoA reductase, translated as MARVAIVTGGSRGIGEAISLKLQEQGVTVVANYAGNDDKARAFTERTGIAARKWDVGDHQACLDQCAAIAEEFGPIDIVVNNAGITRDGTLARMSYGDWDDVMRVNLGGCFNMAKATFGGMVERGWGRIVNIGSINGQAGQYGQVNYAAAKSGIHGFTKALAQEGAKKGVTVNAIAPGYIDTDMVAAVPAPVLEKIVAKIPVGRLGQADEIARGVAFLCSEDAGFVTGSTMSINGGQHMY; from the coding sequence ATGGCACGTGTAGCAATCGTCACCGGCGGCAGCCGCGGTATCGGCGAGGCGATCAGCCTCAAGCTTCAGGAACAGGGCGTCACCGTCGTCGCCAATTATGCGGGCAACGACGACAAGGCGCGCGCGTTCACCGAACGCACCGGCATCGCGGCGCGCAAATGGGACGTCGGCGACCATCAGGCGTGCCTCGACCAGTGCGCGGCGATCGCCGAAGAATTCGGCCCGATCGACATCGTCGTCAACAACGCCGGCATCACCCGCGACGGCACGCTCGCGCGGATGAGCTATGGCGACTGGGACGATGTGATGCGCGTAAATCTCGGCGGCTGCTTCAACATGGCCAAGGCGACCTTCGGCGGCATGGTCGAGCGCGGCTGGGGCCGCATCGTCAACATCGGATCGATCAACGGCCAGGCGGGCCAGTACGGCCAGGTCAATTATGCCGCGGCGAAATCGGGCATCCACGGCTTCACCAAGGCGCTGGCGCAGGAAGGCGCCAAGAAGGGCGTCACGGTGAACGCGATCGCGCCGGGCTATATCGACACCGACATGGTCGCCGCGGTCCCCGCCCCGGTGCTGGAAAAGATCGTCGCGAAGATCCCGGTGGGGCGTCTGGGCCAGGCCGACGAGATCGCGCGCGGCGTGGCGTTTTTGTGCAGCGAGGATGCGGGGTTTGTTACGGGGTCGACGATGTCGATTAACGGGGGGCAGCATATGTATTGA
- a CDS encoding helix-turn-helix domain-containing protein has protein sequence MTTAGIHALTEKEKETLRLLVSGYDAKSMARHLGLSVHTVNERLRDARRKLAVSSSREAARQLRDIEHRDPQILGDKALGEAAAAPGVEQPTASVEARRMGRRSGWIAGGLFMSFALALLAFASMSGSADAPAAPPATAAADSPAVAAARDWFTLVDKGDWNASWEATGQSFRAMNSVETWARVASQVQGPLGAVKARTLLSEETVPAPPYGYQLVKFRTDYTNKPGAIETLSLVHEGGSWRVVGVTVE, from the coding sequence GTGACGACAGCCGGAATCCACGCCCTCACCGAAAAGGAGAAGGAGACGCTTCGCCTGCTGGTCAGCGGCTATGACGCCAAGTCGATGGCGCGCCACCTGGGGCTGTCGGTGCATACGGTCAACGAGCGATTGCGCGACGCGCGGCGCAAGCTCGCGGTATCGAGCAGCCGCGAGGCGGCGCGGCAACTGCGCGATATCGAGCATCGGGACCCCCAAATCCTCGGGGACAAGGCTTTGGGGGAAGCCGCCGCGGCCCCCGGCGTGGAACAACCGACGGCATCAGTCGAGGCGCGCCGCATGGGGCGGCGGTCCGGCTGGATAGCCGGAGGTTTGTTCATGTCCTTTGCTCTTGCCCTGCTCGCTTTCGCCTCAATGTCCGGAAGCGCCGATGCGCCCGCCGCGCCGCCCGCGACCGCCGCCGCCGACAGCCCCGCGGTCGCGGCGGCGCGCGATTGGTTTACGCTGGTCGACAAGGGCGACTGGAACGCCAGCTGGGAGGCGACCGGCCAGTCGTTCAGGGCCATGAATAGCGTCGAGACGTGGGCGCGCGTGGCAAGCCAGGTGCAGGGGCCGCTCGGCGCGGTGAAGGCGCGCACCCTGCTCAGCGAAGAAACCGTGCCGGCGCCGCCCTACGGCTACCAGCTGGTCAAGTTCCGCACCGACTATACGAACAAGCCGGGCGCAATCGAGACGCTGTCGCTGGTGCACGAAGGCGGGAGCTGGCGGGTTGTTGGGGTGACGGTGGAGTAG
- a CDS encoding DUF1963 domain-containing protein: MSQVQSAMLMLGGGTLAYLLIVYFVWRRRGPVAPKAPKAPRVPGAPRESRLPSLPRRDRARERIAEEPVEISASRLARVSGRAPLEPATESAFDASVEAPAAAHADVLVDERDPLPPVPAEPTEADRAMVTQMLESMVAQVEHEADLIERRGTEPVAVRLAPQIPPRTDEARTSWLGGRPRLDPGAAWPQIREVPGQFIAQIACADLPAGIWDGLGPRRGSLALFIHPRDGDAALVHVHEAGEPVEPPHPLDPGGSFFAPHGGLRFGDLMPFARAAFPEWPVDLVAVRPGDADPRQADGEDGDGPGFRLYRLGYDIADPAFHPFDWPSMLAMVEILAMRIERYWKEVEGPSPIDTQLASVERRLVKHDDGEKDPLGREGLVNMRAALQELHDAAAAARAANHVARFRAEEIIDIVRESATRMAFTATDAAAVMEALQAITWVKVLRKPDPAGRPGAELIESLTLPLTQHHPDAPLWVHDYHSIWFDHAKHAYAADPDALSDAARAVFEPYAQELAAREMPSIGHIPFRYVHDYDEESHATLLELPTSGLMSWMFGDVDHLVLTMRKADLAAGRWDRPIVQVSN, from the coding sequence ATGAGTCAGGTGCAATCGGCGATGCTGATGCTGGGGGGCGGTACGCTCGCCTACCTACTCATCGTCTATTTTGTCTGGCGCCGCCGTGGCCCCGTGGCACCCAAGGCGCCGAAAGCCCCGCGCGTTCCCGGCGCGCCGCGCGAAAGCCGCCTGCCCAGCCTGCCGCGCCGCGACCGCGCGCGCGAACGCATCGCCGAGGAGCCGGTCGAGATCTCCGCCTCGCGCCTCGCGCGCGTCAGCGGCCGCGCGCCGCTCGAACCCGCCACCGAAAGCGCGTTCGACGCGTCCGTGGAGGCGCCCGCTGCGGCCCACGCCGATGTGCTCGTCGACGAACGCGACCCGCTGCCCCCGGTGCCCGCCGAGCCGACCGAAGCCGACCGCGCGATGGTCACGCAGATGCTCGAATCGATGGTCGCGCAGGTCGAGCATGAGGCCGATCTGATCGAACGCCGCGGCACCGAGCCCGTCGCGGTCCGCCTGGCGCCGCAGATTCCGCCGCGCACCGACGAGGCGCGGACCAGCTGGCTCGGCGGCCGCCCGCGGCTCGACCCCGGCGCGGCCTGGCCGCAGATCCGCGAGGTCCCCGGCCAGTTCATCGCGCAGATCGCCTGCGCCGACCTGCCGGCCGGCATATGGGACGGGCTCGGCCCGCGCCGCGGCAGCCTGGCGCTCTTCATCCACCCGCGCGACGGCGACGCCGCGCTGGTCCATGTCCATGAGGCGGGCGAGCCGGTCGAACCGCCGCACCCGCTCGACCCCGGCGGCAGCTTCTTCGCGCCGCACGGCGGGCTACGCTTCGGCGACCTGATGCCCTTCGCGCGCGCCGCTTTTCCCGAATGGCCCGTCGACCTGGTCGCGGTGCGCCCCGGCGACGCCGACCCGCGCCAGGCGGATGGCGAGGACGGCGACGGGCCCGGCTTCCGCCTCTATCGTCTCGGCTACGATATCGCCGACCCCGCCTTTCACCCCTTCGACTGGCCCTCGATGCTGGCGATGGTCGAGATCCTCGCGATGCGCATCGAACGTTACTGGAAGGAGGTCGAGGGCCCCTCGCCGATCGACACGCAGCTCGCGAGCGTCGAGCGCCGCCTGGTCAAGCACGACGACGGCGAAAAGGACCCGCTCGGCCGCGAGGGCCTGGTCAATATGCGCGCCGCGCTGCAGGAGTTGCACGATGCCGCCGCCGCTGCACGCGCCGCCAATCATGTCGCGCGCTTCCGCGCCGAGGAGATCATCGACATCGTCCGCGAGAGCGCGACCAGAATGGCCTTCACCGCGACCGACGCCGCCGCGGTGATGGAAGCGCTGCAGGCGATCACCTGGGTCAAGGTGCTGCGCAAGCCCGACCCCGCGGGGCGCCCCGGCGCCGAGCTGATCGAGAGCCTGACGCTGCCGCTGACCCAGCATCATCCCGATGCGCCTTTGTGGGTCCACGACTATCACAGCATCTGGTTCGACCATGCGAAGCACGCCTATGCCGCGGACCCCGATGCGCTGTCCGACGCCGCGCGCGCGGTGTTCGAACCTTATGCGCAGGAACTGGCGGCGCGCGAGATGCCGAGCATCGGGCATATCCCCTTCCGCTATGTCCACGATTATGACGAGGAGAGTCACGCGACCCTGCTCGAGCTGCCGACCAGCGGGCTGATGAGCTGGATGTTCGGCGACGTCGACCATCTGGTGCTGACGATGCGCAAGGCCGACCTCGCCGCCGGGCGCTGGGACCGCCCGATCGTCCAGGTGAGCAACTGA
- a CDS encoding ATP-grasp domain-containing protein: MPYQPRVAILVPGAEYYEKWQPAFARKALALAGAGLAVEQRVWGDPGDLKGFDLILPLFAWGYQRDVPRWYALLDRLEAEELPVVNPVAVLRWNSDKAYLSQLAAKGVAVVPTVEIAALDDAGLADARARLGADEVVIKPAISGGADGTHRVAAGVGVPPDAVGQRRLVQPLMPGILTEGEYSLFFFDGQFSHAIVKRPAAGDFRVQEQFGGRETAWDASAEAQALAAAALAAAPAPPVYARVDMVGDAAGVLHIMELELIEPSLFLHFAEDKGAAFGKAVAGVAVR, from the coding sequence TTGCCCTATCAACCGCGCGTCGCGATCCTCGTCCCGGGGGCCGAATATTACGAGAAATGGCAGCCCGCCTTCGCGCGCAAGGCGCTGGCGCTCGCGGGCGCCGGGCTCGCGGTCGAGCAACGCGTGTGGGGCGACCCGGGCGACCTCAAGGGCTTCGACCTGATCCTGCCGCTCTTCGCCTGGGGCTATCAGCGCGACGTGCCCCGCTGGTACGCCTTGCTCGACCGGCTCGAGGCCGAGGAGTTGCCGGTGGTCAATCCGGTCGCGGTGCTGCGCTGGAACAGCGACAAGGCCTATCTCTCGCAGCTCGCGGCAAAGGGCGTCGCGGTGGTGCCGACGGTCGAGATCGCGGCGCTCGATGACGCCGGGTTGGCCGACGCGCGTGCGCGGCTCGGGGCTGATGAGGTGGTGATAAAGCCCGCGATCTCGGGCGGCGCCGACGGCACGCACCGCGTCGCGGCGGGCGTGGGCGTGCCCCCCGACGCGGTGGGCCAGCGGCGGCTGGTGCAGCCGCTGATGCCGGGCATCCTGACCGAGGGCGAATATTCGCTCTTCTTCTTCGACGGCCAGTTCAGCCACGCGATCGTCAAGCGCCCGGCGGCGGGCGATTTTCGCGTGCAGGAACAGTTCGGCGGGCGCGAGACCGCGTGGGACGCGAGCGCCGAAGCGCAGGCGCTCGCCGCCGCGGCGCTGGCGGCCGCGCCCGCGCCGCCCGTTTATGCGCGCGTCGATATGGTCGGCGATGCCGCGGGGGTGCTCCACATCATGGAGCTCGAACTGATCGAACCCTCGCTGTTCCTGCACTTCGCCGAGGACAAAGGCGCGGCCTTCGGGAAAGCCGTGGCGGGGGTGGCGGTGCGGTGA